In Lycium ferocissimum isolate CSIRO_LF1 chromosome 3, AGI_CSIRO_Lferr_CH_V1, whole genome shotgun sequence, the genomic window GCCATTCATCTTGTGAGGAGACTGGTGAagcagtatagggagaggaagagagacTTACACATGGttttcatcgacctagaaaaggcttacgaTAAAGTGTCAGGAGAGGttttatggagatgcttggaggttagaggtgtacctgtggcgtacattagggagatcaaggacatgtatgagggagcCAAGACCAGGGTTAGAACAGTGGGAGGAAACTCGGAACACTTCCCAGTGGAGATGGGGTTGCATCAGGGATTAGCTCTTAGCCcttttttatttgccttggtgatggatggtttgacgcggcaaattcaaggtgaggtgccatggtgcaTGCTATTCGTGGATGACATAGTCAGATTGACGAGACCCGCAACGGAGTGAATGCTAAgtggaggtttggagacaaactaaggtctaaagggttcaagttgagtaggaccaagacagagtacaTGGAGTGTAAGTTTAGTGACGAGACACATGAGGCTGGCGTGGAAGTGAGGTTGGGTACCCAGGccatccaaaagaaaagaagctttaagtatcttgggtctattgtACAAGGAGATGGGGATATTGACGGTGATGTCAcgcatcgtattggtgcagggtggacGAAATAGAGGCTCGCTTCGAAGTCTTTGTGTGatagaaggtgccaccaaagcttaaaggcaagttctacaaagtggtagcGAGACGGAAACTTTGTTGTGCGGGGGAAGCGAGTCTTTGGGCGGATCAATAACTCGCACGtccagaagatgaaagttgcaGAAATGAGAATGTTGTGATGGATGTATGGGCACACCAGgcgagataggattaggaatgaagatatccgagataaggtgggagtggcatcagTGGAGGACAAGATACGGGAAGCGcgactgagatggtttgggcatgtgaggaggagagacacagatgccccagtgcggaggtgtgaaagattggctatggacggtttcagaagaggtagaggtaggccgaagaagtattgagGAGAGGTGCTTAGACAAGACATGGCGCGATTCACTTcacgaggacatgaccttagataggaggctacgaggactcagattagggtagaaggctagtatcCCGTCGTACTAGTAGTCGCGGTtttgatcttcattttcttgtcctttgattcGTGCAAATATATGTTGGTCGTGTACCCGATTATCGTATTTATACGTAGTTGTACTGTTTCTGTTTTCTTATCTTGCTTTATCATGGCTTTTCGTTTTCGTTAGTTTCATTTCGTATTGCTTTGAACTGATTCTGCTTATCGACCTTTTCtcatcatgttttctcttgagcggGGTCTTAGGAGCTTGACCTCTTATCTTAGGGGATGGAGGTAAGGTAACGTACATTTTACCATCCCCGGACCTTTGGCTGTGGGGATTCCTggaggtatgttgttgttgttgcaagtGTTAGGTCAAACTAATCTCAACATGCTGTATATTTATGAGACCAACATAGAGAGCATGTGAGAAACATGTGACCATGCATGGTGGCTTTCCAAGGGCTAGTAGCTCCTAGCACACATACAGGTATCTTTACTGCGGTCTATGACGTACGCGAGCTTACAATTTACATCATGTTTCGTATAGTGCTCAGGGGACCTAGTCTTTGGTGCGTTtgccaaatcatcaaaactacaacatatcataattcatcaaacctaaacaactacatttcaaaaaaaaaatacaatttcaaaaacaatggccaaacacaactccaactccaactccaaaattccaaaaaaaagtgattttttttttatttctatggccaaatgcCGACTAAGACTCCCTTCTTAAGAACTCATGCAGATTTTGTTAACTTATAAATTTCTGGTTGCTTTCATGGAGTCATGACACTAGGATCGTGGGAGAAGAGGTCAAGAATTTCGATAATGCTAGATAAAGCGGAATAAGAAGAATCAAATGATACAAAAAAAGTTGATACAAAGTAACTACATGAACTTCATTCTCTGAGTGTAGTCATAACTCAGAATCATACTtctccattttcttcttttcccctTCTTCCTCCATTTATCCATTCTGATTTACAATTTTAAAATCAGGGTTAATTTTAATCCATTCTGATTTGTAGTAATTGAAAATTAGGGTTAGGGTTAAGGTAGTAAAAGATATATCACACTCTAGCTAATAGATTAGCTGtcttaaattaatcattttcttCGAGTAATATTCCAATAAACAATCCAGCTGCGACTGAGCTCTCTCTTTCACAACTCCGGCggctcttcatcatcttcaGCACCACCAATTTTCTCAATGTTCGGgtcaaaagttttgaaaagattttctctaggaaaataagttctttaaaaatgaggaaaatgaaaaCAAGTCCCACAAATGACATTCCGTATTGATTGTCTCCTCTAGTGGCGGaaccaaaattttcactaaggggtgtcaaaatataaagaagtaaattcGTGAAGAAGCCAAGGAATGttaatatgtaatatatgtacataaaaataaaaaattacctaGCTACACCTTGTAATTTTCCGAATGCCAGGTTGACACCCGTCAACTACATGTGGCTCCACCACTGGTCTCCTCCACCCTCGAACGCACCTGATCATCTTCACCCCCACCCCTATCTCCAACCACCCCACACCCACTTTTAtagtatttgtctagattaCATACAAATGTTTTTAGGATAATATATTTTGCTTACGTATctaatacaagaaaataagtaaaaacacgacttattttcttggaaaacattttccttcgtacCGAACGCTCCCTTAATTTTGTCTTAAACTCTGTCCGTGTAAAGGACGTTGTGGAGGCGagtccatttttctccaagttgggatgctatatatatatatatatatatatatatatggtgttgaGAATTCTGTCTGTCAATGCCGCCATGTGAACTAGCAATAGTGCCTAAGTAAAGGAAGTCTGAACTGGTTTTGTGATTGGTCTTTAAAGTTAAGGAGAGATGTTACTGTTGAAATCGCTCTTAGCATTTCTGTGATTGAATCCAACGTTGTTCTCGGTCTTTATGTTTTGGAGTCATTGGGTAAAGGACAGTCCAgttcataatttatgaatggTTAAAATAGAGGAAAAAGTAGGAAAAGTTGGTAGAAGAGTGAATAAACCAGATGAAAGTAAGGTGGGAAGTAAATGAATACATGTATTCTTTTATGACGGCAGTGTCTGAGCCAACTTGCGCACACTTCGACTATTTTACCGGATACCTGCAACCTCCCACAAGCATAGGTATTGGAGCTGAAAGATAAATTTCAATCTTTTTCCCTTTAAGAATGTCAAACTCACCACCACAATCCGTATATTTCTCAGGTGATGCCACttcattgatttcattttatGTTGCCTTttaatgttttgaaaaagacCCCCACGTTCTCCAGGTATGGATTCTCAATCTCCTTTCCTAATTATAAAGTTTGGACAGTTGATAGTAACTGATACTACTTAATCCTTTTCTCAATGATTGGTATATATACTCTAGTCATTGTCAGAGTTTTCTAATTATAAATGTAGAGTTTTTATATGCCCTCTGGGGTTGCATTCATTTAGTCCTTAACTGGTTGAACTAAGTCTCTCTTAGTTGTACTTGGcccattttggaaaatatatttatatttcaaaggATTGGGGCATATTCTGTTGATTAAAAATTATTAGTTGCTGAGTCCTAGACTATTAATATACCAACCAAAGTCAATCCTACATTTGTGTTAGTATAAATATGTGCTTCTATCTCCCATTATTTCCAAGCATCGACAAAATTGAGCTTCTCTATTATAATAAGTTAGTTAAATAGCAAAACTCATCATTTCCTTCAAGCTTTAATTGCAATAACAGTATGGAGCCTGTGGCATCGATGTCCGAAGGAGATTGGAGCTCCTTTAGTGGAATGTCTTTCACTGAGGAGGCTGATTTCATGGCACAGTTGCTTGGTAACTGTTCAATTCCGAACGAGCTACCAAGTAGTTCTAATTATGGAGTTTCCTCCAGTTTTTGGAATAGTCATGAATCAAATGACACTAACAATAGTATGTATAGTGGTGGTAATGGTTATCTTTTCCCACCTCCGAGTCATGAAACTTACTACCCAAGTGATTCTCGGCCTATCTTGATGAGAAACGATAGTTCAATAACAACAGAACATCTGATTGAAGCAGATCATGACTTCTTTAACCAAGATGTGAGCAATGATAGTATGGAGTTTGATGAAAACATGCCTGAAGTTGTCCTTGATGGAAAAGGCTTGCATCTAGGAAGAACAGATTATGAGCAATTTCCGGAAGATAAAATGAATAGTCCATCAGAAAGCTCTAAGAAAAGATCCCGGTTGCATGGTCCTGCTGGTCATGTGAGTGTTAATTATTCATGAACTTTGACACCTTTCAATCTGATTTAATAGTAGTTATAGTTGTTAAGTTTCTTTCATAatggtagatttgatgattcatgTTGTAGTTCCTGATCTCTCCTAATTCTCTGATGTAGATCCCAAAGAACAAGAGAAGCGCAAAGCTGGAAACGGACCTTAAGAAGTGCCAGACAGATGGAAAAAACAAGGCTGTGCTTCAGAGGCAGAACTCTATGATCAGTTGCTGCTCAGAAGATGAATCTAATGTTTCTCACGAGTTGACCCGAAAATCCAGAGCCAGCAGGGGTTCAGCAACTGATCCCCAGAGCTTGTATGCCAGGGTATGTAACTGCCTATTATATGATATTAGATTGGTCGGTTGCTTCGTATTTTCTCGATCTGCTAGTATACATATGTAAAcgattttttctctcttctaacAGAAAAGACGAGAGAGGATTAATGAGAGATTGAAGATCTTACAGAGTCTCATCCCTAACGGAACCAAGGTTCGTTTAGTCAGTCACTGAAACTGCATTAGTGATCATGTTATTATCTGCTGAGAGAATGTGAACCTAAATGGCAAAATATTTGATGACAGGTTGACATTAGCACCATGCTTGAAGAGGCAGTCCTGTATGTCAAATTTTTGCAACTCCAAATCAAGGTAAGGTTTATCTTCCCTTCACGAAGTGTTACAATGCATTAGGATTTAACAAGGCGAAAATACTGATCTAGCGTGAACATACACAAGCATATTCAAGTGGAGATAACAAAACAAAGAGAGAACAACAAGTATAACTTGAAAGTCTCATCATTTTTTGGACATGAGTGttattaaacaaaacaaaaaaattagtgAGGTGGAGGGAGGAAACCAATGTACTCCCAATATACAGATTTTGTACACTATTGCATATTTTATAACAGGCTATCGAAGGTcatttactttgtttatttATGTTGCCGAATAAGTCTTACTAGAAACAGTTACTTGTTATAAACTTATAGCCTATAGGTCACTTTGACTTGATGCTCAATGCGCAACAATAAACTTGTTAATTAATGGCATAGTTAAGCTAGCTAATCAACTAAAGATATCAAAAGATAAAATTACTTCTCACTTTGGAATCAAGAGATGGATCTTAATGTCGTGCATTTTGTTTGGGCATCTGTGCAGCTCTTGAGCTCTGATGATCTATGGATGTATTCTCCCATTGCGTACAACGGAATGGACCTTGGGCTCGATCTGAGGATTGGCATTCCAAAATGACAACGTTGAAAAGCTCGAGACATGGCTGTGCTGGGTTTCTGTATTAGTAGATTGAGAGCATTATCATACAGGGTAACAGgggatatataaaatattgcaATTTTGTAATTGTGTCCAATTAAACTTAATGACTGGTTATTATCTTATCCACAACAACTAATCATTCTGCTGatcaaatattcaaatgtaATAAGTTTTCTTTCTGGCTGCCATCTCAACTtgatgaatggttttatattatatacgactcagaattatggaagtttacaagaaagcACTGTAATAATTGAGTTATAATGTGTTAATCTTTCAATGATAAGCTGATTGGTTCTATATTGTTTTTAAGAGTATTATGTTTTGCATCTATTAATACTGATCAACAAGCCAACAAGTTG contains:
- the LOC132050037 gene encoding transcription factor bHLH84-like, with amino-acid sequence MEPVASMSEGDWSSFSGMSFTEEADFMAQLLGNCSIPNELPSSSNYGVSSSFWNSHESNDTNNSMYSGGNGYLFPPPSHETYYPSDSRPILMRNDSSITTEHLIEADHDFFNQDVSNDSMEFDENMPEVVLDGKGLHLGRTDYEQFPEDKMNSPSESSKKRSRLHGPAGHIPKNKRSAKLETDLKKCQTDGKNKAVLQRQNSMISCCSEDESNVSHELTRKSRASRGSATDPQSLYARKRRERINERLKILQSLIPNGTKVDISTMLEEAVLYVKFLQLQIKLLSSDDLWMYSPIAYNGMDLGLDLRIGIPK